A DNA window from Maribellus comscasis contains the following coding sequences:
- a CDS encoding ATP-binding protein: MELVFEIEGGDFTSAGNASSKIKKVLKQLNIDSKTIKRIVIAVYEAEVNIVAHAKKGILKASIGSHFIEVKLTDKGPGIEDVEKAMEAGFSTASKQVREMGFGAGMGLPNIKKNVDELDIVSEVGKGTLVKFKNYF, encoded by the coding sequence ATGGAACTTGTTTTTGAAATAGAAGGAGGCGATTTTACAAGTGCCGGAAATGCATCGAGTAAAATCAAAAAAGTGTTGAAACAATTAAATATTGATTCAAAAACAATAAAACGAATTGTAATTGCTGTTTACGAGGCGGAGGTAAATATCGTAGCTCATGCTAAAAAAGGGATCCTGAAAGCCTCGATAGGTAGCCATTTTATTGAAGTAAAACTAACTGATAAGGGGCCGGGAATTGAGGATGTGGAAAAAGCAATGGAAGCTGGTTTTTCAACCGCCTCAAAACAGGTGCGTGAAATGGGGTTTGGAGCAGGCATGGGACTGCCTAACATAAAAAAAAATGTTGATGAACTGGATATTGTAAGTGAGGTTGGCAAAGGTACACTTGTAAAGTTTAAAAATTATTTTTGA
- a CDS encoding [Fe-Fe] hydrogenase large subunit C-terminal domain-containing protein, with protein sequence METAQKYHAIKVDEQKCFGCTHCMKACPTEAIRIVNGVASIRPERCVDCGNCLRACPAKAFYVEQDDLLNIFDYNYRVALFPSVLIGQFPEKHSEDQIYQAILELGFTHIYEVEQPIRWLSEEIKKKTGRNREHPVISSFCPAVVRLIQSKYPSLAENIIPLKAPHDLAANFAIVELKAKGANEDEIGIFYISPCSAKMAAVNQPLGEKKSVVNGTINMKDLYNRIMKIISKGKTEDFSPLRKNLSRDGILWSLPRGESKQFKSRAMSIDGIHNVVKFLERLENEEITGLDYLELKSCSQGCAGGILLTGNRFLTSERLQKRALRYPSASKTEVPDVGKTIVQKKLQADKIEAKSVFVLHEDRVKALDRMQKAGKILCQLPGIDCGACGAPNCHALAEDMVQGNAKMTDCIFLQKRYINENKLSVEKGFKSLEKIWGQKRFDADCNKKGGRNEGF encoded by the coding sequence ATGGAAACGGCTCAAAAATATCATGCAATAAAAGTTGACGAACAGAAATGTTTTGGATGTACACATTGTATGAAAGCATGTCCAACCGAAGCAATTCGTATCGTAAACGGGGTAGCCTCTATTCGCCCGGAGAGATGTGTGGATTGCGGCAACTGTTTACGCGCATGTCCGGCCAAAGCATTTTATGTGGAACAGGATGATTTGCTGAATATTTTTGATTACAACTACCGTGTTGCACTTTTTCCGTCGGTTTTAATCGGGCAGTTTCCTGAAAAACATTCGGAGGACCAGATTTACCAGGCAATTTTGGAATTGGGGTTTACTCATATTTACGAAGTAGAACAACCTATCCGTTGGCTTTCGGAGGAAATAAAGAAGAAAACCGGCAGAAATCGGGAGCATCCGGTAATTTCTTCATTTTGTCCGGCAGTTGTACGCCTGATACAATCAAAATATCCATCGCTGGCTGAGAATATAATTCCATTAAAAGCTCCCCACGATTTAGCCGCAAATTTTGCGATTGTAGAATTAAAAGCAAAAGGGGCAAATGAAGATGAAATCGGTATTTTTTATATCAGTCCTTGTTCTGCAAAGATGGCCGCAGTGAACCAGCCGCTTGGAGAGAAAAAATCGGTTGTAAACGGAACCATAAACATGAAGGATTTGTACAACCGGATAATGAAAATAATTTCAAAAGGCAAAACGGAGGATTTCTCTCCCTTGCGAAAAAATCTTAGTCGCGACGGAATTTTGTGGAGTTTGCCCCGCGGGGAATCCAAACAGTTTAAAAGCAGAGCCATGTCTATCGACGGAATTCATAACGTGGTAAAATTTTTGGAACGCCTGGAAAACGAAGAGATTACCGGTCTTGACTATCTCGAATTAAAGTCATGCAGCCAGGGATGTGCCGGGGGGATTTTATTAACAGGAAATCGGTTTCTTACTTCGGAACGTTTGCAAAAGCGCGCTTTGCGATATCCGTCAGCATCAAAAACCGAGGTGCCGGATGTTGGCAAGACGATTGTTCAGAAAAAGTTGCAGGCAGATAAAATAGAAGCAAAAAGCGTTTTTGTATTGCATGAGGATCGGGTAAAAGCATTGGATCGGATGCAAAAGGCAGGCAAAATTCTTTGTCAGCTCCCGGGTATTGATTGTGGAGCTTGCGGGGCACCTAACTGCCACGCCCTTGCAGAAGACATGGTTCAGGGGAATGCTAAAATGACAGACTGTATCTTTTTGCAAAAGAGATATATAAATGAAAATAAATTATCGGTTGAAAAAGGATTTAAAAGCCTTGAAAAAATATGGGGACAAAAACGTTTTGATGCCGATTGTAATAAAAAAGGCGGACGAAATGAAGGTTTCTGA
- a CDS encoding DRTGG domain-containing protein, translated as MKVSDLVEKFNLIVFSGNNGLENEISGGYVSDLLSDVMGNAGEGEVWITLQTHQNVLAIASLKDLPAVILVKGFEPEAETLNKSNEEGIPILGTRWGTFETAGKLYNFLQED; from the coding sequence ATGAAGGTTTCTGATTTGGTTGAAAAGTTTAATCTAATAGTATTTTCAGGTAATAATGGCCTTGAAAATGAAATATCCGGAGGTTATGTTTCCGATTTGTTGAGTGATGTAATGGGAAATGCCGGCGAAGGCGAAGTCTGGATTACACTCCAAACCCATCAAAATGTATTGGCCATCGCGTCATTAAAGGACCTGCCAGCAGTAATTTTGGTAAAAGGATTTGAACCCGAAGCTGAAACATTAAACAAAAGCAACGAAGAGGGAATTCCCATATTAGGGACCCGTTGGGGAACGTTTGAAACCGCAGGGAAACTTTATAATTTTCTTCAGGAAGATTAA
- a CDS encoding dihydrofolate reductase family protein has product MAKIKLYIAQSLNSKIALADGSVEWLESIPNPENTDHGYAEFLDSVGITIMGNSTYKQLISWDIEFPYKTKTNYVFTRNPEVQNTKYVTFVKEHHVDFVQSLREKSKRDIWLIGGGQLNTWFLNEKLIDEIYVFIMPIVVPGGIELFEAIPRETRLELTYSKVYKSGVTELRYKITR; this is encoded by the coding sequence ATGGCAAAAATAAAACTTTATATTGCACAAAGTTTGAATTCAAAAATCGCTTTGGCCGATGGAAGCGTAGAGTGGCTGGAATCAATCCCAAATCCTGAAAATACAGATCATGGTTATGCTGAATTTCTTGATTCTGTTGGAATAACAATCATGGGGAACAGCACATACAAACAACTAATTAGTTGGGATATAGAATTCCCCTACAAAACAAAAACAAACTATGTTTTTACACGAAATCCAGAAGTTCAAAACACAAAATATGTAACTTTTGTGAAAGAACATCATGTTGATTTTGTGCAAAGTTTAAGGGAAAAATCGAAGCGCGATATTTGGCTAATTGGCGGTGGACAGCTGAATACCTGGTTTTTAAACGAGAAATTAATTGACGAGATTTATGTTTTTATTATGCCCATTGTTGTTCCGGGGGGAATTGAGTTGTTTGAAGCTATTCCCCGGGAAACACGACTTGAGCTGACATATTCAAAAGTTTATAAAAGCGGAGTTACTGAACTGCGTTACAAAATAACGCGGTAA
- a CDS encoding PHP domain-containing protein, whose protein sequence is MQIFRADLHIHTLLSPCADLEMSPGNIVKRAKETGLQIIGITDHNSTKQAPLVKKLAEREGIFVLTGAEVTTKEEVHCLVFFEKEKELETFQQFIDLNITKIPNKEDYFGYQPLIDEEENILEMIPYYLPAALKVGIDEIQNLVSGLNGLFIPAHIDRSANGIISQLGFIPENLKYDALGVSKHTSVNYVRKHYVIENKKTLIRNSDAHYLEQIGEIYTNFIIEKPDFSEIKMALNQKNNRFVQIR, encoded by the coding sequence ATGCAAATATTCAGGGCCGATTTACATATACATACACTTTTATCGCCCTGCGCCGATTTGGAAATGTCGCCCGGAAACATTGTAAAAAGGGCAAAAGAAACGGGGCTTCAGATTATCGGAATCACTGATCATAACTCTACAAAACAAGCGCCGTTGGTAAAAAAGCTGGCTGAAAGAGAGGGAATCTTTGTGCTTACCGGTGCTGAAGTTACAACAAAAGAAGAGGTACATTGCCTCGTGTTTTTTGAAAAAGAAAAGGAACTTGAAACCTTTCAACAGTTTATCGATTTAAACATAACCAAAATTCCAAACAAGGAAGATTATTTCGGCTATCAGCCATTAATTGATGAAGAAGAAAATATTTTGGAGATGATTCCCTATTATCTTCCTGCTGCGCTAAAAGTTGGAATCGATGAAATTCAAAATCTGGTTTCCGGTTTAAACGGCCTTTTTATTCCCGCCCATATCGACCGATCTGCAAATGGGATTATAAGCCAATTGGGATTTATTCCTGAGAATTTAAAATATGATGCTTTAGGTGTTTCAAAACATACTTCGGTAAATTATGTTCGAAAACATTATGTTATAGAAAACAAAAAGACCCTTATACGCAATTCCGATGCCCATTATTTGGAACAAATTGGCGAAATTTACACCAATTTTATAATTGAAAAACCCGATTTTTCAGAAATTAAAATGGCTCTGAATCAGAAAAATAACCGATTTGTTCAAATAAGATGA
- a CDS encoding ATP-binding protein yields MKTISEHILDIVQNSVRAKATLIEIIVDEDKKNDIYTLIIRDNGCGMDEQTLQQATEPFFTSRNTRKVGMGLSLLKQNAEQCGGKLELKSKEGVGTEIKAVFQLSNIDRPPLGDVWNSYYLTLLSYRKVELKYTHKTAKSIFEISSDDIIKMLDGMPLTNKEIKNGIIELIKNNLTDIKAS; encoded by the coding sequence ATGAAAACCATATCTGAACATATCCTTGATATCGTTCAAAATTCGGTCAGGGCAAAGGCTACATTGATTGAAATCATAGTTGATGAGGATAAAAAAAATGACATTTACACTTTGATAATTCGGGACAACGGCTGCGGTATGGATGAGCAGACATTACAACAGGCAACCGAACCGTTCTTTACATCCAGAAATACCCGGAAAGTTGGGATGGGGCTGTCGCTGCTAAAACAAAATGCAGAACAATGTGGCGGAAAACTTGAGCTGAAATCGAAAGAGGGGGTGGGAACGGAAATAAAAGCTGTTTTTCAGTTATCAAATATTGACAGGCCACCGTTGGGAGATGTGTGGAATTCTTACTATCTCACTTTGTTGAGTTACAGGAAAGTAGAATTGAAATACACACATAAAACCGCTAAAAGTATTTTTGAAATTTCATCTGATGATATTATCAAAATGCTTGACGGAATGCCTCTAACCAACAAAGAAATAAAAAATGGAATTATCGAACTGATAAAAAACAATTTAACAGATATAAAAGCAAGCTGA
- a CDS encoding (2Fe-2S) ferredoxin domain-containing protein, translated as MTKIKSLADLKKIRDEVQSKIKLRENSDHPEQTVQIKVGMATCGIASGAKETMNYFVEELEQQAIDAVVTQTGCMGYCYAEPTVEITLPGKEPVVFGYVNKSKAEEIIEVYIKRGKLVDGIIPVNFKTIDE; from the coding sequence ATGACTAAAATAAAATCACTGGCTGATCTCAAAAAAATCAGAGATGAGGTACAGTCCAAGATCAAACTACGGGAGAATAGCGATCATCCCGAACAAACTGTACAGATTAAAGTGGGAATGGCAACGTGCGGAATTGCATCGGGGGCCAAAGAAACCATGAATTATTTTGTGGAAGAATTGGAACAACAGGCTATTGATGCCGTTGTTACGCAAACCGGATGCATGGGATATTGTTACGCCGAGCCAACGGTGGAAATAACGTTGCCCGGAAAAGAACCGGTGGTTTTTGGTTACGTAAATAAATCAAAAGCTGAAGAAATTATCGAAGTCTACATCAAACGTGGCAAGCTGGTAGATGGCATTATTCCGGTAAATTTTAAAACCATTGATGAATAA
- a CDS encoding NADH-quinone oxidoreductase subunit NuoF, with translation MSDYKMHLLICSGTGCKASESEDIINSFTSLIDEFGLEDEVQIVRTGCFGFCEKGPIVKVLPDNTFYVRVSPGDTEEILKEHIVKGRTVQRLLYTDPVTNENISDSKGIEFYKKQIRIALRNCGFINPENIEEYIARDGYMALGKCLAEFTPEETIQEIKESGLRGRGGGGFPTGLKWEITRKSEADQKYVVCNADEGDPGAFMDRSILEGDPHSVLEAMAICGYCIGADKGLVYIRAEYPLAIERLKTAIKQAREYGLLGNDIMGTRFNFDIELRYGAGAFVCGEETALIHSMEGLRGEPTFKPPFPSVSGYMGKPTNVNNVETFANIPVILNKGANWFNKIGTEKSKGTKVFALAGKINNVGLIEVPMGTTLREVIYDIGGGIKNGKEFKSVQTGGPSGGCLTKDFLDTPIDYDNLIAAGSMMGSGGMIVMDEDDCMVSIARFYLEFTLEESCGKCTPCRVGNKRLHEILDKITKGKGEVEDIERLRVLSSVIKDASLCGLGQSSPNPVLSTIANFENEYLAHVNDGKCPAGQCKALLKYEIAEDLCTGCTLCFRNCPVGAITGERRQPHFIDQSICIKCGVCFEKCKFDAITLT, from the coding sequence ATGAGCGATTATAAAATGCACCTTCTCATTTGCAGCGGAACAGGTTGTAAAGCGTCGGAAAGTGAAGATATTATAAATTCATTTACTTCTTTAATTGATGAGTTTGGGCTGGAAGACGAAGTGCAAATTGTACGCACCGGATGTTTTGGTTTTTGCGAGAAAGGCCCCATTGTAAAGGTATTGCCCGATAATACTTTTTATGTGAGAGTAAGCCCCGGGGATACTGAAGAAATTTTAAAAGAGCATATAGTAAAAGGACGTACAGTTCAGCGTTTATTGTATACCGATCCGGTAACCAACGAAAATATAAGTGATTCCAAAGGAATTGAGTTTTACAAAAAGCAAATCAGGATTGCCTTACGAAATTGTGGTTTTATCAATCCGGAAAATATTGAAGAGTACATAGCCCGGGATGGTTACATGGCGCTTGGAAAGTGTCTGGCCGAATTCACTCCGGAAGAAACCATTCAGGAAATAAAGGAATCAGGATTACGTGGTCGTGGAGGTGGAGGGTTTCCAACCGGATTAAAATGGGAAATTACGCGAAAATCGGAGGCCGACCAAAAATATGTAGTTTGTAATGCTGATGAAGGTGATCCTGGTGCATTTATGGATCGGTCAATTCTGGAAGGCGATCCGCATTCTGTTTTGGAAGCCATGGCTATCTGCGGATATTGTATAGGTGCAGACAAAGGTTTGGTTTATATCCGCGCAGAATATCCGTTGGCAATTGAGCGTTTAAAAACAGCAATAAAACAAGCCCGCGAATACGGTTTGTTGGGTAATGATATTATGGGCACAAGGTTCAATTTTGATATTGAACTGCGTTATGGTGCAGGCGCATTTGTTTGTGGAGAAGAAACAGCGCTTATTCATTCAATGGAAGGTTTACGTGGTGAACCTACTTTTAAACCGCCGTTTCCTTCTGTTTCGGGATATATGGGGAAACCAACCAACGTAAATAATGTGGAAACCTTTGCTAATATTCCTGTTATATTAAATAAAGGAGCCAACTGGTTTAATAAAATAGGTACTGAAAAATCAAAAGGAACCAAAGTTTTTGCATTAGCCGGAAAAATCAACAATGTTGGCTTAATTGAAGTTCCGATGGGCACCACATTGCGTGAAGTGATTTACGATATTGGTGGCGGTATAAAAAACGGAAAAGAATTTAAATCGGTGCAAACCGGAGGCCCTTCCGGTGGGTGTTTAACAAAAGATTTTCTGGATACACCAATCGATTATGATAATTTGATTGCTGCTGGATCGATGATGGGATCAGGAGGAATGATTGTAATGGATGAGGACGATTGTATGGTTTCCATTGCGCGTTTTTATCTCGAATTTACATTGGAGGAATCGTGTGGAAAATGTACTCCCTGTCGTGTCGGCAACAAACGTCTGCACGAAATTCTTGACAAAATAACAAAAGGAAAAGGAGAAGTAGAAGACATTGAACGTCTAAGGGTTTTGAGTTCAGTTATTAAGGATGCGTCACTTTGTGGACTGGGACAATCATCTCCCAACCCGGTACTTTCAACCATTGCAAATTTTGAAAATGAATATTTGGCGCATGTTAATGACGGAAAATGCCCGGCAGGGCAATGTAAGGCTCTTTTGAAATATGAAATTGCAGAAGATTTATGTACAGGTTGTACTCTATGTTTCCGAAACTGCCCGGTTGGAGCAATTACAGGTGAGCGCAGGCAACCTCATTTTATTGACCAGTCTATCTGTATTAAATGTGGTGTTTGTTTTGAAAAATGTAAATTCGATGCGATAACCCTAACATAA
- a CDS encoding NADH-dependent [FeFe] hydrogenase, group A6 — protein MDTINLTIDNKSIVVKSGTTILEAASGIGVHVPTLCHMKLHDLNIENKPGGCRVCVVEVEGRRNLAPACCTEVAEGMVVNTHSIRAINARRTVMELILSDHPADCLICAKSGNCELQDMAHQLGIREIHYQGEQSHYREDTSPAIIREVDKCIMCRRCEMMCNEVQTVGVLSAINRGFNSVVSPAFEMNLDHSVCTYCGQCVAVCPTGALTEVDETGNVIRALSDPSKTVIVQTAPAVRAALGEEFGMEAGTLVTGKLVASLKQLGFDYVFDTDFAADLTIMEEGTELLNRLSKHLSGDKDVKLPILTSCCPAWVKFFEHQFPEMKDIPSTARSPQQMFGSIAKTYFADKLGINREDLVVVSIMPCVAKKYECGREEFKTNDNPDVDYALTTRELAALIKISNIDFRTLPNETFDNPLGESTGAAVIFGTTGGVIEAAVRTAYEIHTKKELPRIDFAELRGMEGIRKATIDFDGLPLKIGIAHGLGNARKLLEDIQAGKSEFHAIEIMSCPGGCIGGGGQPYHHGNAEVLKKRQMAIYQEDKNKAIRKSHENPHIIELYKEFLGEPMSEKAHHLLHTEYFDRTE, from the coding sequence ATGGATACAATAAATCTGACAATTGATAATAAATCGATAGTTGTAAAAAGTGGAACTACAATTTTAGAGGCAGCGTCAGGAATTGGCGTGCATGTTCCCACCTTGTGTCACATGAAACTGCATGATTTAAATATTGAAAATAAACCCGGTGGCTGCCGGGTTTGCGTAGTGGAAGTTGAAGGACGCCGGAATCTTGCTCCGGCTTGCTGCACCGAAGTAGCTGAAGGAATGGTAGTAAATACCCATTCGATCCGGGCTATCAACGCTCGCCGCACAGTGATGGAACTGATCCTTTCCGACCACCCCGCTGACTGTCTGATATGTGCAAAGTCGGGCAATTGTGAGTTGCAGGACATGGCACATCAACTGGGTATTCGTGAAATTCATTACCAGGGGGAACAGTCACATTATCGGGAAGATACTTCCCCTGCAATTATTCGTGAAGTGGACAAATGTATAATGTGCCGCCGTTGCGAAATGATGTGTAATGAAGTACAAACGGTAGGGGTACTTTCGGCTATTAACCGTGGTTTTAATTCTGTTGTTTCGCCGGCTTTTGAAATGAACCTCGACCATTCGGTTTGCACGTATTGCGGACAATGCGTTGCCGTTTGCCCAACCGGTGCGTTAACCGAAGTAGATGAAACAGGAAATGTAATCCGCGCTTTGTCCGATCCCTCGAAAACTGTAATTGTTCAGACTGCCCCGGCTGTTCGTGCAGCTCTTGGTGAAGAATTTGGAATGGAAGCCGGAACATTGGTTACAGGTAAACTCGTTGCTTCCTTAAAACAGCTTGGATTCGATTATGTTTTTGATACCGATTTTGCAGCTGACCTCACCATCATGGAAGAAGGTACCGAGTTGTTAAACCGTTTGTCAAAACATTTATCTGGCGATAAAGATGTGAAATTGCCAATTTTGACATCGTGTTGTCCGGCGTGGGTGAAGTTTTTTGAGCATCAGTTTCCTGAAATGAAAGATATCCCGTCTACAGCGCGTTCACCGCAGCAAATGTTTGGCTCTATTGCGAAAACTTATTTTGCTGATAAACTGGGTATTAACAGAGAAGATTTGGTTGTAGTGTCAATAATGCCATGTGTGGCTAAAAAATATGAATGTGGTCGCGAAGAATTTAAAACCAATGATAACCCTGATGTTGACTATGCATTGACCACACGTGAACTGGCTGCCCTGATAAAAATTTCAAACATCGATTTCAGAACACTCCCCAATGAAACATTTGATAATCCGCTTGGAGAATCAACAGGAGCCGCGGTAATCTTCGGAACAACAGGAGGAGTGATCGAAGCCGCAGTCAGAACTGCTTATGAGATTCATACAAAAAAAGAGCTTCCCCGGATTGATTTTGCAGAATTACGCGGAATGGAGGGGATTCGGAAAGCAACCATAGATTTTGATGGATTACCCTTAAAAATTGGAATTGCCCATGGTTTGGGAAATGCCCGCAAACTACTTGAAGACATTCAGGCCGGTAAAAGTGAGTTTCATGCTATTGAAATAATGAGTTGTCCGGGGGGGTGTATTGGTGGTGGCGGCCAGCCCTATCATCATGGAAATGCAGAAGTGCTGAAAAAGAGACAGATGGCCATTTACCAGGAAGATAAAAACAAAGCAATTCGTAAATCACATGAAAATCCGCATATCATTGAATTGTATAAGGAATTTTTGGGAGAACCGATGAGTGAAAAAGCGCATCATTTGTTGCATACCGAGTATTTCGATCGAACTGAATAG
- a CDS encoding complex I 24 kDa subunit family protein has translation MPKIKLAENTIQLIKDTCAEFGNKESELINVLHQVQHKLGYLPAEVQEVIAKELKTSVAKVYGVVTFYSFFTMIPHGENPISICMGTACYVRGAEQVLAEFKRQLKVEVGESTSDGKFSINCLRCVGACGLAPVVTVGEKVYGRVAPSEVKKIIAEYREGCADDDAKSA, from the coding sequence ATGCCAAAAATAAAATTAGCAGAAAATACAATACAACTGATAAAAGATACTTGCGCTGAATTTGGAAATAAGGAAAGTGAATTGATTAATGTTTTACACCAGGTGCAGCACAAGTTAGGATATCTTCCGGCTGAAGTTCAGGAAGTGATTGCCAAAGAATTAAAAACATCGGTAGCAAAAGTGTATGGAGTCGTTACTTTTTACAGTTTTTTTACGATGATTCCACACGGCGAAAATCCGATTTCAATTTGTATGGGAACAGCATGTTATGTTCGTGGTGCAGAGCAGGTCTTGGCTGAATTTAAGCGTCAGTTAAAAGTAGAAGTCGGGGAGTCAACCAGCGACGGGAAATTTTCGATAAATTGTTTACGTTGTGTGGGTGCGTGTGGTTTAGCTCCGGTTGTTACTGTCGGCGAAAAAGTGTATGGCCGTGTTGCTCCGAGCGAAGTAAAAAAGATTATTGCTGAATATCGCGAAGGGTGTGCAGATGATGATGCCAAATCAGCATAA
- a CDS encoding MOSC domain-containing protein has product MKIISTNIGEPKIIEWRGKQIKTGIYKYSVPHPIFLGEEDVKNDHVIDRRYHGGTDKACYLYSANHYDYWQKFYPELKMPWGMFGENLTVEGLHEAEVNIGDTFKIGEVVVQATQPRQPCYKLGIRFGTQKMVKQFVGSGFAGVYVRVLQKGEVKTGDEIVLIEKKDSLSIQKVYKLLYTSEFEKEKENFEKAINDTFLAESCRNDLLKRLSLK; this is encoded by the coding sequence ATGAAAATAATATCGACAAATATTGGAGAACCCAAAATAATTGAGTGGCGTGGCAAACAAATAAAAACCGGCATCTACAAATATTCGGTTCCCCACCCTATTTTTCTGGGAGAAGAAGATGTTAAAAATGATCATGTTATTGACCGCAGATATCATGGAGGCACAGACAAAGCATGTTACCTATATTCTGCCAACCATTACGACTATTGGCAAAAATTCTACCCGGAATTAAAAATGCCCTGGGGAATGTTTGGTGAAAATCTTACAGTTGAAGGTTTGCATGAGGCAGAAGTAAATATTGGCGATACTTTCAAAATAGGTGAAGTTGTGGTTCAGGCAACTCAACCACGCCAGCCCTGTTACAAGCTGGGCATCCGTTTTGGGACTCAAAAAATGGTAAAACAATTTGTCGGGTCCGGTTTTGCAGGCGTTTATGTCCGTGTACTTCAAAAAGGCGAAGTGAAAACCGGTGACGAAATTGTTCTTATTGAAAAAAAGGATTCGCTTTCCATTCAAAAAGTGTATAAACTTCTTTATACTTCTGAATTTGAAAAGGAAAAAGAAAACTTTGAAAAAGCAATCAACGATACTTTTCTCGCTGAAAGTTGCCGAAATGATTTACTCAAACGTTTGTCGCTGAAATGA
- a CDS encoding TerB family tellurite resistance protein: MAKFGKWIGGGLGWAVGGPIGAIFGFVVGSIFDGSAEQMQQSGSPGFTAGRTTGYSGRTTTGGYVMSLLVLVAAVMKADGKVLKSELDYVKRFMVQNFGEASATESVKMLRDILKQTIPVNEVCRQIQQNMNYSARLQLLHFLYGIAQADGQVDVAEKQMIAQISRYMGINDSDYQSIEAMFVPNTDADYKILEIERSASNDELKKAYRRMAMKYHPDKVSHLGDDFQRAANEKFQKVNQAYENIKKERKIA, translated from the coding sequence ATGGCAAAATTTGGTAAATGGATAGGTGGAGGCCTTGGATGGGCTGTTGGCGGACCAATTGGAGCAATTTTTGGATTTGTTGTAGGTTCAATTTTTGATGGAAGCGCTGAACAAATGCAACAGAGCGGAAGCCCCGGATTTACAGCAGGAAGAACCACCGGATATTCGGGCAGAACAACTACCGGGGGTTATGTGATGAGTTTGCTCGTTTTAGTGGCTGCTGTTATGAAAGCCGATGGAAAAGTTTTGAAATCGGAACTGGATTATGTAAAAAGGTTTATGGTACAGAATTTTGGCGAAGCTTCAGCGACAGAATCTGTAAAAATGCTTCGCGATATTTTAAAACAAACCATTCCGGTAAACGAAGTTTGCCGCCAAATTCAGCAAAACATGAATTATTCGGCCAGACTGCAACTCCTGCATTTTTTATATGGTATTGCACAGGCCGATGGACAGGTTGATGTTGCAGAGAAACAAATGATTGCCCAAATCAGCAGATATATGGGCATCAACGACAGTGACTACCAGTCAATTGAAGCAATGTTTGTTCCGAACACAGATGCTGATTATAAAATTCTGGAAATTGAACGCTCGGCCAGTAACGATGAACTCAAAAAAGCATATCGCCGTATGGCTATGAAATATCACCCGGATAAAGTTAGCCATCTCGGCGACGATTTCCAGAGAGCTGCCAACGAGAAATTCCAGAAGGTAAATCAAGCCTACGAAAACATAAAAAAGGAGCGAAAAATTGCTTAA
- the coaE gene encoding dephospho-CoA kinase (Dephospho-CoA kinase (CoaE) performs the final step in coenzyme A biosynthesis.), translating into MTIKVGITGGIGSGKSTICNIFKLLGVPVFEADVVAKQLLDSDSQIKSGLIHLFGEGIYMDNGSVNRKKLANIIFNDNIQLEKMNKMVHPVVREKFNDWVDKQNHKYIIHEAAILFESGFYKMMDFNILVSAEKRQRIERVKKRDAVSEAQVLERMNRQWTDEEKRKLASIEIINDNKRLIIPEIIEIDKKLKKYGKIW; encoded by the coding sequence ATGACAATAAAAGTAGGAATTACTGGCGGAATAGGAAGTGGCAAATCGACCATTTGTAACATTTTTAAACTTTTAGGTGTTCCCGTTTTCGAAGCTGACGTAGTAGCAAAACAACTCCTTGATTCAGATTCGCAAATTAAATCAGGACTCATTCACCTTTTTGGAGAGGGGATTTATATGGACAATGGAAGCGTTAACCGAAAAAAACTTGCCAACATTATTTTCAATGATAATATTCAGCTTGAAAAAATGAATAAAATGGTTCATCCTGTTGTTCGGGAAAAATTTAATGATTGGGTTGACAAACAAAACCACAAATATATAATTCATGAGGCTGCTATACTTTTTGAAAGCGGATTTTATAAAATGATGGATTTTAATATTTTGGTTTCAGCGGAAAAAAGACAGAGAATAGAAAGAGTAAAAAAAAGAGATGCGGTTTCTGAAGCGCAGGTTTTGGAAAGGATGAACAGACAATGGACAGACGAAGAAAAAAGAAAACTGGCAAGTATTGAAATTATAAATGACAACAAACGTTTAATAATCCCTGAGATTATTGAAATAGATAAAAAATTAAAAAAATATGGCAAAATTTGGTAA